From Sphingomonas nostoxanthinifaciens, a single genomic window includes:
- a CDS encoding HPr family phosphocarrier protein, giving the protein MTIERTVLISNRRGLHARASAKFVTLASGQSATVEVEKDGSRVAGTSIMGLMMLGAAMGDTVTITASGDGADKALEALCGLVEAKFGEE; this is encoded by the coding sequence GTGACGATCGAACGGACGGTTTTGATCTCCAACCGACGCGGTCTCCATGCGCGCGCGAGCGCCAAGTTCGTGACGCTCGCCAGCGGCCAATCGGCGACGGTGGAGGTCGAGAAGGACGGATCGCGCGTTGCCGGCACATCGATCATGGGGCTGATGATGCTCGGCGCGGCGATGGGCGACACCGTCACGATCACCGCCTCGGGTGACGGCGCGGACAAGGCGCTCGAGGCATTGTGCGGGCTGGTCGAGGCTAAATTCGGCGAGGAGTGA
- a CDS encoding energy transducer TonB family protein, producing the protein MFNFDKTDAQRIAVSAAGALALSAVSVVAAAAPVRAETPALTATAWQANVQHQLDGSQNVRLGVNDGPQVGTTVLTASFDASGRFQDATIARSSGDAAIDRDALRAARAIDYPALPATAARTVNLRVYFAATDRDAAREMLRDQAKVRVASNDAGGRVTAAAR; encoded by the coding sequence ATGTTCAATTTCGATAAAACCGACGCGCAACGGATTGCGGTTTCCGCCGCCGGCGCACTCGCTCTCTCCGCCGTCAGCGTCGTCGCCGCGGCCGCGCCGGTTCGCGCCGAGACGCCTGCCCTCACCGCCACCGCGTGGCAGGCGAACGTGCAGCATCAGCTCGACGGGTCGCAGAACGTTCGCCTCGGCGTCAACGATGGCCCGCAGGTCGGCACCACGGTGCTGACCGCGAGCTTCGACGCCAGCGGTCGCTTCCAGGATGCAACGATCGCGCGCTCCAGCGGCGATGCCGCGATCGACCGCGACGCGCTGCGCGCCGCTCGTGCGATCGACTATCCGGCGCTGCCCGCCACCGCCGCGCGCACCGTCAATCTGCGCGTCTATTTCGCGGCGACCGACCGTGACGCCGCCCGCGAGATGCTCCGCGATCAGGCGAAGGTCCGCGTGGCCAGCAACGACGCCGGCGGCCGCGTGACAGCGGCGGCGCGATGA
- the pspC gene encoding envelope stress response membrane protein PspC, whose amino-acid sequence MEPRRTRFYLDKRNSMVMGVCAGIADYTGIDLLLVRVGFVLINCATGFFGGFGILAYFLVGWLANDKPHEFDYEDREDRKFWQKVRARPGNSVRDVRARFRDIDRRIADVELHLTSHNRRLADEIEALR is encoded by the coding sequence ATGGAACCGCGTCGCACCCGCTTCTATCTCGACAAGCGCAACAGCATGGTCATGGGCGTCTGCGCCGGGATCGCCGACTATACCGGCATCGACCTGTTGCTGGTGCGCGTCGGCTTCGTGCTTATCAACTGTGCCACCGGCTTCTTCGGCGGCTTCGGCATCCTCGCTTATTTCCTCGTCGGCTGGCTCGCGAACGACAAGCCGCACGAGTTCGACTATGAGGATCGCGAGGATCGCAAATTCTGGCAGAAGGTCCGCGCGCGGCCCGGCAATTCGGTGCGCGACGTGCGCGCCCGCTTCCGCGACATCGATCGCCGCATCGCCGACGTCGAGCTGCACCTCACCAGCCACAACCGCCGTCTGGCGGACGAGATCGAGGCGCTGCGCTGA
- the rapZ gene encoding RNase adapter RapZ, whose translation MSRPERILLVTGLSGAGRTTALKTLEDIGWETVDNLPLSLVDRLLSSPLAEGAAEERPLAVGIDTRTRGFDATGILARVARLRAGQDMPVEILFLDSSGATLARRFSATRRRHPLALDRTVEDGIAQERELLEPLRAAADTLIDTSDTSSNALQQDLRRRFGRGDSATPTLAVMSFGYSRGLPRHADLVFDMRFLRNPHWVPDLRPGTGLDADVAAYVAGDPAYDSALEHIEDLLLLLLPRYQREGKSYVTVAFGCTGGRHRSVHVADRVAKRLHAAGFSPTIAHRDLAQRPSDANERKPGESDDSIVTVSV comes from the coding sequence ATGAGTCGTCCTGAACGCATCCTGCTGGTCACCGGCCTGTCGGGCGCCGGCCGCACGACCGCGCTCAAGACGCTGGAGGATATCGGCTGGGAAACGGTCGATAACCTGCCGCTGAGCCTGGTCGATCGGCTGCTCTCCAGCCCGCTTGCCGAGGGCGCGGCCGAGGAGCGGCCGCTGGCGGTTGGAATCGATACGCGCACCCGCGGCTTCGACGCGACCGGCATCCTCGCCCGGGTGGCGCGATTGCGCGCAGGGCAGGACATGCCGGTCGAGATTTTGTTCCTCGATTCGTCCGGGGCGACGCTGGCCCGGCGTTTCTCCGCGACGCGCCGCCGTCATCCCTTGGCGCTGGATCGCACCGTCGAGGACGGCATCGCGCAGGAGCGCGAGCTGCTGGAGCCGTTGCGCGCCGCCGCCGACACGCTGATCGACACGAGCGACACCTCGTCCAACGCGCTGCAGCAGGATCTGCGTCGACGCTTCGGGCGCGGCGATTCGGCGACGCCGACGCTGGCGGTGATGTCGTTCGGCTATTCGCGCGGGCTGCCGCGTCATGCCGATCTGGTGTTCGACATGCGCTTTCTGCGCAATCCGCACTGGGTGCCCGATCTGCGCCCGGGCACGGGGCTGGACGCCGATGTCGCCGCTTATGTCGCCGGCGATCCTGCGTACGACTCGGCGCTCGAACACATCGAAGACCTGCTGCTGCTGTTGCTTCCGCGCTACCAACGCGAAGGAAAATCATACGTCACGGTCGCTTTCGGCTGCACCGGCGGCCGGCACCGCTCGGTGCATGTCGCCGATCGCGTGGCGAAAAGGTTGCACGCCGCGGGCTTTTCGCCCACGATTGCCCATCGCGATCTGGCGCAGAGACCGTCGGACGCCAATGAGAGGAAGCCGGGAGAGAGCGATGATTCAATCGTAACGGTGAGCGTATGA
- a CDS encoding PTS sugar transporter subunit IIA yields MIGLVLVTHGQLAAEFVRAMEHVVGPQPAIEAICIGPEDDMEARRADIARAVAAVDAGAGVILLTDLFGGTPSNLAISLMEPGRVEVIAGVNLPMLIRLGGARKMMKVQAAVAAAREAGRKYISVASEVLGAAAA; encoded by the coding sequence ATGATCGGTCTGGTGCTGGTAACGCATGGCCAGCTTGCGGCGGAGTTCGTGCGGGCAATGGAACATGTGGTCGGACCACAGCCGGCTATCGAGGCGATCTGCATCGGGCCGGAGGACGATATGGAGGCGCGGCGCGCCGACATCGCGCGCGCGGTCGCTGCGGTGGATGCGGGCGCGGGCGTGATCCTGCTGACCGATCTGTTCGGCGGCACCCCGTCCAACCTCGCCATTTCGCTGATGGAACCCGGCCGGGTCGAGGTGATCGCCGGCGTCAACCTGCCGATGCTGATCCGCCTGGGCGGCGCGCGCAAGATGATGAAGGTTCAGGCCGCCGTCGCTGCCGCGCGCGAAGCGGGCCGCAAATATATTTCCGTCGCATCCGAAGTGTTGGGAGCTGCCGCCGCGTGA
- the crcB gene encoding fluoride efflux transporter CrcB — MPPLLLVMFGGAIGAGFRYHIGAIALRNLGPAFPWGTWIINLLGGLLMGILAGTLAKMQGVDGEPLRLFLGIGVLGGFTTFSAFSLETTDMLIRGDAVMAACYAVSSVAGSVMLLLAGLFLVRTFG; from the coding sequence ATGCCCCCTCTCCTCCTCGTCATGTTCGGCGGCGCGATCGGCGCCGGCTTTCGCTATCACATCGGCGCGATCGCACTGCGTAATCTCGGCCCCGCTTTCCCGTGGGGCACGTGGATCATCAACCTGCTCGGCGGCCTCCTGATGGGCATCCTCGCCGGCACGCTGGCGAAGATGCAAGGGGTGGATGGCGAGCCGCTGCGGCTGTTCCTCGGCATCGGGGTGCTCGGCGGCTTCACCACCTTCTCCGCCTTCAGCCTGGAGACGACCGACATGCTGATCCGCGGCGACGCCGTCATGGCCGCATGCTATGCGGTGTCCTCGGTCGCCGGATCCGTGATGCTTCTGCTTGCCGGCCTCTTTCTCGTGCGGACATTCGGATGA
- the pspF gene encoding phage shock protein operon transcriptional activator, whose product MPREANFIGQSVAFLDAVERASRAAALNRPVLVIGERGTGKELVAERLHRLSARWAGPLVTMNCAALPETLIEAELFGHEAGAFTGATKARVGRFEEADGGTLFLDELATLSSGAQERLLRATEYGEVTRIGASRPLRVDVRIVAATNEHLPELVEEGRFRADLLDRLSFEVITLPPLRAREGDVPVLADHFARRMAAELGWARWPGFSARAAAALDAHDWPGNVRELRNVVERAVYRWDTPEKPVDAIQFDPFASPWRLAAPQPSVAATPASEQPVATSSPIVIDCDDFRAATHAFERQLLESALAGNRFNQRATATALKLSYDQLRHALRRHDLLDKG is encoded by the coding sequence ATGCCGCGCGAAGCCAATTTCATCGGCCAGTCGGTCGCCTTTCTCGATGCCGTCGAGCGCGCGAGCCGCGCTGCCGCGCTCAACCGGCCAGTGCTCGTGATCGGCGAGCGCGGCACCGGCAAGGAGTTGGTCGCCGAGCGCCTGCACCGTCTGTCGGCGCGTTGGGCTGGCCCGCTGGTGACCATGAATTGCGCCGCGCTGCCGGAGACGTTGATCGAGGCGGAGCTGTTCGGCCACGAGGCGGGGGCGTTCACCGGCGCGACCAAGGCGCGGGTAGGCCGGTTCGAGGAGGCGGACGGCGGGACATTGTTTCTCGACGAACTGGCCACGCTCAGCTCGGGCGCGCAGGAGCGGCTGTTGCGCGCGACCGAATATGGCGAGGTGACGCGGATCGGTGCATCGCGGCCGTTGCGCGTCGACGTGCGGATCGTCGCTGCGACCAACGAGCATCTGCCCGAGCTGGTCGAGGAGGGGCGGTTCCGCGCGGATCTGCTCGACCGCCTGTCGTTCGAGGTCATCACCCTGCCGCCGCTGCGCGCGCGCGAGGGCGACGTGCCGGTGCTGGCGGACCATTTCGCACGGCGGATGGCGGCGGAACTCGGCTGGGCGCGATGGCCGGGCTTCAGCGCGCGCGCAGCCGCGGCGCTGGACGCGCACGACTGGCCCGGCAACGTGCGCGAGTTGCGGAATGTCGTCGAACGTGCGGTCTATCGCTGGGACACGCCGGAAAAGCCGGTCGACGCCATCCAGTTCGATCCGTTCGCCTCGCCATGGCGGCTGGCGGCGCCGCAGCCGAGCGTCGCCGCGACCCCCGCAAGCGAGCAGCCGGTCGCGACGTCATCGCCGATCGTGATCGATTGCGACGATTTCCGTGCCGCGACCCACGCGTTCGAGCGGCAATTGCTGGAAAGCGCGCTGGCCGGAAATCGCTTCAACCAGCGCGCGACCGCGACGGCGCTGAAGCTCAGCTACGATCAATTGCGCCACGCGCTCCGACGTCATGACCTGTTGGATAAAGGCTGA
- a CDS encoding RluA family pseudouridine synthase yields the protein MSDDARNFTVAEDDHGIRLDRWFRRHMPDASFNIVSRWARTGQLRVDGKRVTPGDRVELGQVIRVPPLDVAAVAPTAKPKRERAPISPEDEEFIQSIVLHRDRAAIVIDKPPGLATQGGTKTERHVDGLLDGLYFEAEGRPKLVHRLDKDTSGVLLLARSAGAAAFFAKSFSSRSARKLYWALVVGVPSIEDGMIELPIGKQPGTGGEKMHVDEKEGSPARTRYRVIERAGNATAWVELQPYTGRTHQLRVHMAAIGHPIVGDGKYGGQDAFLTGGISRKMHLHARRLRVDHPDGSKLDISAEPPRHFTESLETLGFDRSLGDALPFDEPKFSETPEGKKKAESAAAKARRKERKGERRSRGSAK from the coding sequence ATGAGCGACGACGCACGCAATTTCACCGTCGCCGAGGACGATCACGGCATCCGGCTCGATCGCTGGTTCCGCCGCCACATGCCCGACGCCAGCTTCAACATCGTGTCGCGCTGGGCGCGGACCGGGCAGCTCCGCGTCGACGGCAAGCGCGTCACCCCCGGCGATCGGGTCGAGCTTGGGCAGGTCATCCGCGTCCCGCCGCTCGACGTGGCGGCGGTGGCGCCGACCGCAAAGCCGAAGCGCGAGCGCGCACCGATCTCGCCCGAGGATGAGGAGTTCATCCAGAGCATCGTGCTGCACCGCGACCGCGCCGCGATCGTGATCGACAAGCCGCCGGGCCTCGCCACCCAGGGCGGCACCAAGACCGAGCGCCACGTCGACGGGCTGCTCGACGGCCTGTATTTCGAGGCAGAGGGGCGGCCCAAGCTCGTCCACCGGCTCGACAAGGATACGTCGGGCGTGCTGCTGCTGGCGCGCTCGGCCGGCGCGGCCGCTTTCTTCGCCAAATCCTTCTCCAGCCGCTCCGCGCGCAAGCTCTATTGGGCGTTGGTGGTGGGCGTGCCCTCGATCGAGGACGGGATGATCGAGCTGCCGATCGGCAAGCAGCCCGGCACCGGCGGCGAAAAGATGCACGTCGACGAGAAGGAGGGCAGCCCCGCCCGCACGCGGTATCGCGTGATCGAGCGCGCCGGCAACGCCACCGCCTGGGTCGAACTTCAGCCCTATACCGGCCGCACCCACCAGTTGCGCGTGCACATGGCGGCGATCGGCCACCCGATCGTCGGCGACGGCAAATATGGCGGGCAGGACGCGTTCCTGACTGGCGGGATCAGCCGCAAGATGCATCTCCATGCCCGTCGCCTGCGCGTCGACCATCCCGACGGCAGCAAGCTGGATATTTCGGCCGAGCCGCCGCGCCACTTCACCGAGAGCCTTGAGACATTGGGCTTCGATCGGTCGCTCGGCGACGCATTGCCGTTCGACGAGCCCAAGTTCAGCGAAACGCCCGAAGGCAAGAAGAAGGCGGAGAGCGCTGCCGCCAAGGCCCGCCGCAAGGAACGCAAGGGCGAGCGGCGGTCGCGGGGCAGCGCCAAGTGA
- the pspB gene encoding envelope stress response membrane protein PspB — protein MEHVVVPIFVCGSIFIGLPWVVFHYITQWKKSGSLSIEDENLLDELHDLARRLDDRMNTIERIIAADNPGWRPRVVEAEPIEDREIERRADRSRDRRRDH, from the coding sequence ATGGAACACGTTGTGGTTCCTATCTTCGTCTGCGGCTCCATCTTCATCGGGCTGCCGTGGGTCGTCTTCCACTACATCACGCAGTGGAAGAAGAGCGGCAGCCTGAGCATCGAGGACGAGAACCTCCTCGACGAGCTGCACGACCTCGCCCGGCGGCTCGACGATCGGATGAACACGATCGAGCGCATCATCGCCGCCGACAATCCGGGCTGGCGCCCGCGCGTCGTCGAGGCCGAGCCGATCGAGGATCGCGAGATCGAACGCCGCGCCGATCGCAGCCGCGATCGCCGCCGCGACCACTAG
- a CDS encoding MAPEG family protein produces MPIELTLLGGCLILALVNIFAAAQIRTKQYGTTWNMGARDDDMPPLDPLAGRLLRAQANLFETLPLFAAAILGAVVAGRLGWKTTLGAHLYFWGRVIYLPLYAAGVPVVRTIVWMAATLGLVLVIAGLMLG; encoded by the coding sequence ATGCCGATTGAACTGACGCTGCTGGGCGGATGCCTGATCCTCGCGCTGGTCAACATCTTCGCCGCCGCGCAGATCCGCACCAAGCAATATGGCACCACCTGGAACATGGGCGCGCGCGACGACGACATGCCGCCGCTCGATCCGCTAGCGGGCCGGTTGCTGCGCGCGCAGGCCAATCTGTTCGAGACCCTGCCTTTGTTCGCGGCCGCCATTCTCGGCGCGGTCGTCGCCGGCCGGCTGGGGTGGAAGACGACGCTCGGCGCGCATCTCTATTTCTGGGGCCGCGTAATCTACCTGCCGCTCTACGCTGCCGGCGTGCCGGTGGTGCGGACGATCGTGTGGATGGCGGCGACGCTCGGCCTCGTCCTCGTCATCGCCGGATTGATGCTTGGCTGA
- the pspA gene encoding phage shock protein PspA, with product MGIFSRTRDIIAANMTDLLDRAEDPAKMIRMIILEMEETLVEVRASAARHIADQKEMRRQIAKLDQVQTGWVEKAELALSKGREDLAKAALVEKQKAAGLADQLQDEIVAIDDALSACEADIAKLQSKLREARARQNSITTRLESAQNRTRLREMYAGQKVEDAFSRFEVLERRVDMAEGRADAAGLGEQKTLEEEIAELRTADAVDAELAALKARVAGREG from the coding sequence ATGGGAATCTTCTCCCGCACCCGCGACATCATCGCTGCCAACATGACCGATCTGCTCGATCGGGCTGAGGATCCGGCGAAGATGATCCGCATGATCATCCTCGAAATGGAGGAGACGCTCGTCGAGGTCCGCGCATCGGCCGCCCGGCACATCGCCGACCAGAAGGAGATGCGCCGCCAGATCGCCAAGCTGGATCAGGTGCAGACCGGCTGGGTCGAGAAGGCCGAGCTCGCTTTGTCCAAGGGCCGCGAGGATCTCGCCAAGGCCGCCCTGGTCGAGAAGCAGAAGGCGGCCGGCCTGGCCGACCAGCTGCAGGACGAGATCGTCGCGATCGACGACGCGCTGTCGGCCTGTGAGGCGGACATCGCCAAGCTGCAGAGCAAGCTGCGCGAGGCACGCGCCCGCCAGAACTCGATCACCACCCGGCTGGAAAGCGCGCAGAACCGCACGCGCCTGCGCGAAATGTATGCCGGTCAGAAGGTCGAGGACGCCTTCAGCCGCTTCGAGGTGCTCGAACGCCGCGTCGACATGGCCGAGGGCCGCGCCGATGCCGCCGGACTGGGCGAGCAGAAGACGCTCGAGGAAGAGATCGCCGAGCTGCGCACGGCAGACGCGGTCGATGCCGAACTCGCCGCGCTGAAGGCACGGGTCGCAGGCCGGGAGGGTTGA
- a CDS encoding YdeI/OmpD-associated family protein, whose amino-acid sequence MPQDPRVDAYIAGAAPFAQPILTHLRGLVHRACPDVEEAIKWSRPFFLREGRPFAAMSAFKAHATFRFWRANDGPERAEEFRSLTSLADLPDDAALEETIRAAADTPRPAPRPRSAPKPPLPMSADLIEMLAAGGAGAAFDALTPGQRREYIEWIEEAKRPETRAKRLATTLAQVAEGKSLNWQYR is encoded by the coding sequence ATGCCGCAGGATCCCAGGGTCGACGCTTATATCGCCGGGGCGGCGCCGTTCGCGCAGCCGATCCTCACCCACCTGCGTGGTCTGGTTCATCGCGCGTGCCCGGATGTCGAGGAGGCGATCAAATGGAGCCGCCCCTTCTTCCTGCGCGAAGGCCGGCCATTCGCGGCGATGTCGGCATTCAAGGCGCATGCGACCTTCCGCTTCTGGCGCGCCAACGATGGCCCCGAGCGCGCGGAGGAGTTTCGCAGCCTGACGTCGCTCGCCGACCTGCCCGACGATGCGGCGTTGGAGGAGACGATCCGCGCCGCCGCCGACACGCCTCGCCCGGCCCCGCGACCTCGGAGCGCGCCGAAGCCACCGCTGCCGATGTCGGCCGATCTGATCGAGATGCTGGCGGCCGGAGGCGCGGGCGCAGCGTTCGATGCGCTCACGCCCGGCCAGCGCCGCGAGTATATCGAGTGGATCGAGGAGGCGAAGCGTCCCGAAACGCGGGCCAAGCGGCTGGCCACGACACTGGCGCAGGTGGCTGAGGGCAAGTCGCTCAACTGGCAATATCGGTAA